The Microbacterium esteraromaticum genome contains the following window.
TCGCTCATGATCGCGGTGATCGTCTCGGTCGGCATCACTGCGATCTCGGCGATCGTCGGCACCGCGGCCGCCTACTTCGGCGGTCGTATCGAGCGGGTCACGCTGGTGATCATCCACTTCTTCATGGTGATCCCGACCTTCCTGATCCTCGCCCTCGTCTCGAACGACTCCGGCGGCGACTGGCGCATCATCTCGATGGCGCTGATCTTCGTCGGCTGGTTCTTCCCCGCCCGCGTCATCTGGACCATGGCACTCTCGCTGCGCGAGCGCGAGTACGTGCACGCCGCCCGCTACATGGGCGTGCGAGGTATGCGCATCGTCATGCGTCACCTGCTGCCGAACATCGGCTCGCTCCTGGTGATCAACTTCACGCTCGGTGTTGTGGCGGCCGTGATGACTGAGACCGGACTGTCGTTCATCGGCATGGGCGTGAAGATCCCTGACGTCTCGCTCGGATCGCTGATCGGCGAGGGCGCGGCGAGCGTGACCAGCGCGCCGTGGCTGTTCTACTTCCCCGCCGCCGCGCTCACGCTGCTGACCGTTTCGATGGCGCTCGTAGCCGACGGCCTGCGCGACGCCCTTGATCCCACTTCTTCGGCAGGAGGCCGCGCATGAGCACCACGAAGGACACCGTCCTCTCCGTCCGCGACCTGAAGGTCAGCTTCGCCTCCGAGGCCGGCCGTGTCGACGCCGTGCGCGGTGTCTCGTTCGACCTCGAAGCAGGAAAGACCCTCGGCATCGTCGGCGAATCCGGATCCGGCAAGTCGGTCACATCGCTGGCCATCATGGGTCTGCTCGATGAGAACGCGAAGGTCACCGGCTCGATCCAGTTCGAGGGCCAGGAGCTGCTCGGCAAGACCGACAAGCAGATGTCGGTGATCCGCGGCAACGGCATGGCCATGGTCTTCCAGGACCCGCTGACCTCGCTGACGCCGGTGTTCACGATCGGTGATCAGCTGATCGAGGCGCTCACCGTGCACCGCGGCATGTCGAAGCAGGAGGCGTGGGACCGTTCGCTCGAGCTGCTCTCGCTGGTGGGCATCACCGAGCCGGTCAAGCGCATGAAGTCGTTCCCGCACGAGTTCTCCGGCGGCATGCGCCAGCGCGTCGTCATCGCCATCGCGATGGCCAACAACCCGCGCCTGATCATCTGCGACGAGCCGACGACCGCGCTGGACGTCACCATCCAGGCGCAGATCCTCGACCTCATCGAGAAGGCGCAGGGCGAGTCGGGCGCTGCCGTGATCATGATCACGCACGACATGGGCGTGGTCGCGCGCACCGCCGACGACGTGATGGTGATGTACGCCGGCCGTCCGGTCGAGCACGCACCCGCGCACGAGCTGTTCCACCGCACCCGGATGCCCTACTCGATCGGTCTGCTCGGGGCGATCCCGCGCGTCGACAAGGTCGAGAAGGAGCCACTGACCCCGATCAAGGGCAACCCGCCGCTGCTGATCGATCTGCCCGATGCGTGCCCGTTCGCGTCGCGTTGCCCGATCGCCGTCGCGGCGTGCACCACGCGTGAGCCCGACCTGGCGCCCGTCACCACCGGTAGCGGTGACCCGCACCTGGCCGCGTGCATCCGTGCCGAAGAGATCGACGACGACGGACTGATCGGCGGCCTGCCCGTCTACCCGGTGCAGAAGACTCCGGACAGCGACCTGCTGCACACGCCGCGTGAGCAGCGCCCGGTGACGCTCGAAGTGCGCAACATGGTCAAGACCTTCCCGCTGACCAAGGGCGCCTTCCTCAAGCGCAAGGTCGGCGAGGTGCACGCGGTCAAGGGCATCAGCTTCGACGTGCGCGAGGGCGAGACCATGGCGATCGTCGGCGAGTCGGGGTCGGGCAAGACCACGACGCTGCTGCAGATCATGGACTTCGTCAAGCAGCCCGAGGGCGACATCGTCATCGCGGGAACGAGCATCAACGGTCTGCACGACCGCAAGCTCGAGCGTGCGTTGCGCCGCGATATCCAGATCGTGTTCCAGGATCCGATGGGCGCTCTCGATCCGCGCATGACCGTCACTGATGTCATCGCCGAGCCGATGCGCGCCATCGGCATGCCGAAGGACCAGGTGCTCGCGCGCGTGCAGGAGCTGATGGACCTCGTGGGTCTGAACCCCGCGCATCGCGATCGCTTCCCCGGTGCCTTCTCGGGTGGTCAGCGCCAGCGCATCGGTATCGCTCGGGCGCTGTCGACCAACCCAAAGATCATCGTGCTCGATGAACCCGTCTCGGCCCTGGACGTGTCGATCCAGGCCGGCGTGATCAACCTGCTCGACGAGCTGAAGGTCAAGCTGGGGCTGTCGTACCTGTTCGTCGCGCACGACCTGTCGGTGATCCGTCATATCGCCGACCGTGTGGCGGTGATGTACCTCGGCGAGTTCGTCGAGCACGGCGACGTGGACGAGGTCTTCGACAACCCGAAGCACCCGTACACCCAGGCGCTGCTGTCAGCCATCCCTGTGCCGGACCCCGACATCGAGCGCACTCGTCAGCGCGTGGTGTTCGATCCGGAGACGATGACGACCAAGCCCGCGACCGTCTGAGGATCACCATCGGGTAACGCGGGGATCACCGTCGTGCAACGACGCATCACCGTCCGATAACAGTTAGGCGGGATTCACTCTCACCGAACGTGAACCCCGAGATCGCGAACTATTCTCCCCTTATGACACGCCGCAAGGCGAAAGGAGCACCATGAAGCAGCAGAAGCTGATGGGAGCGCTGGCACTCACCGGCGCTTTCGCACTCGTCCTGACGGGCTGCGCCACTGACTCCGGCAACACCGGTGACAATGGCGACAACGGAGGGCAGTCGGCAGAGACGTCGGCCGCGGACTACAACCCCCAGCCCCGCGAGAACCTTCAGGAAGGCGGCACGGTCAACTTCCCGATCAACGAGATCCCCGAGCAGCTGAACTCGTTCCACGGAGACGGCAGCGCCGACACCGCGCGCGTCTCCGCCTGGTACAAGCCGCAGATCCTGCTGCAGGAGCCGGACGGCACGCCGTACAAGCACGACGCCTACCTCGACGAGTGGAAGATCGACACGGTCGACGGCAAGACCCAGATCACCTTCACCTTCACCGAAGAGGCCACCTGGAACGACGGCACGCCGATGGACTGGACCGCCATCGACGCCACCTGGAAGGCCAGCCGTTCGACGGATGAGGGCTTCGTGCCCAACGCCACCGACGGCTACAAGGAGATCGAGACGGTCGAGCAGGGTGACACCCCCAAGACCGCCATCGTCACCTTCAAGGGCGAGTTCGCCTGGCCGCAGATGCCGTTCCTCACGGGCGTCATCCACCCCGACATGGCCGACCCCGAGAACTTCAACAACGGCATGATCGACGAGCCGCACGCCGAGTGGGGCGCCGGTCCGTACACGGTCGACGAGTTCGACGCGAACAAGGACTACATCTCGTTCAAGCCGAACGAGATGTGGTGGGGCGAGAAGCCGCTGCTCGACAAGGTCACGTTCACCGGCATGGACGCCCAGGCCTCGATCAACGCCTTCAAGAACGGCGAGGTCGACATGGTCGGCGTCGGCACCAAGGACCGTCTGGCACAGGTCGCCGACATGGACGGCATCACGATCCACCGTGCGCAGCAGACCGCGAACACGCTGCTCGAGGTTGACGCCGACAAGCCGCAGTTCGAGGACGTCAAGGTGCGTGAGGCATTCTTCCTCGCCATCGACATCGAGCAGCAGAAGACGATCGCCTGGAACGGCCTCGACTACACCGAGGACCCGGCCGGCTCGCTCACGCTGTTCTCGTTCCAGCCCGGCTACCACAACTCGCTGGAGAAGGCCGGCTACGAGTTCAACGTCGAGAAGGCCAAGGGCCTGCTGGATGAGGCCGGTTGGACCGAGGGCGAAGACGGTATCCGCGAGAAGGACGGCGAGAAGCTGTCTGTCGTGTACCCGATCTTCAGCGACGACCCGACCCAGAAGGCGCTCGCGCAGTCGCTGCAGACCATGCAGAAGGCTGTCGGCATCGACCTTCAGGTCGACGTGCGCCCCTCGAACAAGTTCGCCGAGGACTACACCTCGAAGAACTGGGACGTCGCCGGTCTGCGCTTCACCTCGTCCGACCCGTTCGGTGCTGCGTGGTTCTGCCAGCTGTACTGCCAGGACATGGGCCTGAACCTCTCGGGCGTGCAGACGCCCGAGATGGACGAGCGCATCAAGAACGAGGTCGAGTCGATCACCGACCCGGTCGAGCAGACCGCGGCCGCGATGGACCTCGAGGTCGAGATCTTCCAGGACTGGGGCATCATCCCGCTGTACAACGGTCCGTCGATCTCGGCGGTCAAGGAGGGTCTGGCCAACCTGACCCCCGAGCCCTACACGGGTCTTGACCTGTTCGGCGTTCAGCCGGTCGAGAACATGGGCTGGGAGAAGTAAGCACTTCGCTCTTCCCGAGGCGGGGTCGGTGGTTCATCCACCGGCCCCGCTTCTCTGTTGGCGGTGACTGGTTCCTATGCTGGTGGGGTGAGCGCTTCTCCCCATCAGCCCGTCCAGGTCGTCCTGGTACACGGCATCCGCACGTCGGCGACGATGTGGCGGTCGCAACTGACGTGGCTGACCGAGCACGATGTTCCGGCTCATGCTGTCGATTTGCCCGGGCACGGCACCCGCATGGCCGAGCCCTTCGCACTCGACAGCGCGCTCGCGACGATCGATGACGCCGTGCGCGAGGCCGCCACGCGCGGACCCGTGCTGCTCGTCGGGCATTCCATGGGCGGCCTGCTGAGCCTGGAATACGTCGGGAGTGAGTCTCGGCCGCCGGTCGCCGGTCTGATCGCGGCTTCGTGCACTGCACTCCCCCGCGGTGCCGCCCTGCAGACCTATCGCACACTCGCAGGGGCGCTGGACCGCTTGCCTGATCGCGGCATCTGGTTGGCCGAACAGGTGCTCAACGCGACGATCCCGCCCGAGACGCGCCCCGACTTTGCCGCGGGCGGCTACGCGCTCGATGCGCAGGATGTCGCGCTCAGGAGTCTCGCCTCGCTGGATCTGACCAGCGCGCTGGGCCGCATCGATGTGCCCCTGTGGCTGGTCAACGGGCAGTTCGATCAGCTGCGCACCCACGAGTCGCTTTTCACCCGCCTTGCTCCGCAGGCCGAACTGATCGTCGTGCCGCGTACCTCGCACCTCGTCACGGCGATGCGCCCGCGGGTCTTCAATGCGGTGCTGCAACTGGCGCTGGCGGTCGTCCGCGAGGCGAACTGAGTCATCGCGACGCTCCGTGGTCTGCGTGCTGGCACCGGAGCAGGCCCGTTGCTGGTAGCATTGACTCTTGGCTTGCGTGTGGGTTTGTCCCTCACGACCGCTGTGCGACGCCCCTCTCCCGTCGGCAGCATCCGAATACAATCCAGACAGAAAGCGTCCACACGTGGCAAACATCAAGTCGCAGATCAAGCGCAACAAGACCAACCTGAAGGCTCAGGAGCGCAACCGCGCCGTCAAGAGCGAGCTGAAGACCCTCGTCCGCAAGACCCGCGAGGCTGTCGCAGCCGGCGACAAGGAGGCCGCTGAGGCTTCGCTGAAGGTCGCGTCCGTCAAGCTCGACAAGGCCGTCAGCAAGGGTGTCGTGCACAAGAACCAGGCGAAGAACCGCAAGTCGTCGATCGCCAAGCAGGTTGCCGCGCTCTGAGTCCACAGAGACTTTCGAAGGCCCGTCCCCGGTGGGGGGCGGGCCTTCTGCGTTTCCGTCCGTGGCATCGGCGCACGCCGAGGACGTCGGATGCTACCGGCGGGCCACGTATCGGATCAGGCGCCGTACGACTGTCGCGTCGCCACGACGGTGACCATGCGCTCCAGAGCGAAGATCGGGTCGCGCGCAGCGCCCTTGACCTCGCCGTCGGCGCGGGCCGTCGCCTGAATCGCCATGCCGAGAGAGCGATCGTTCCAGCCGGCGAGGTCGCGGCGCGCACGGTCGACCTGCCAGTCCTTCATACCCAGGCGTTGCGCGAGTTGCCGGCTCGGCTCCCGGTTACCCGCGACACGTGCCATGGTGCGCAGTTTCATGGCGAAGGCGGCCACCATCGGCACGGGGTCGGCGCCCGAGGCCAGGGCGTGCCGTAGCGCGATGAGCGCCTCGCCGTGGTGCCCGGCGATCGCCGTGTCGGCGACGACGAAGGCCGAGACTTCAACGCGGCCGCCGTAGTACCTCGTGATCACGTCGTCAGTGATGTCACCCTCAACATCGCCGATGAGCTGTTGGCAGGCAGCGGCGAGTTCGGTGAGGTCGTCGGCGAACGCTGAGACCAGGGCCCGCAGTGCCGACGGCTGAATGCGTTTGCGTGCGGCCTTGAACTCGCCCGCGGCGAAGTCCACTCGGTCGCTGTCGCGCTTGACCGCGGCGCACGGGATCTCGATGCCGTCGCCCGTGCCCGCACGGATGGCATCGAGCAGCTTCTTGCCGCGCACCGTCGCACCGGTGTGACGGAGCACGACGGTCGCACCCTCCTGGGGGTGCTCGATGTACTTCAGCGCCTCAGTCAGGAAGGCATCCGAGCACTTCTCGACCCCCGACACGCGCACCAGGCGCGGCTCGCCGAACAGCGAGGGTGAGGTGAGCGCGAACAGGGTGCCGGCTTCGTAGTCATCAGCCCGCAGATCGCTGACTTCGACGGCGGGGTCTTCGGTCCGCAGATAGTCGCGCACGCCGGCGATGGCCCGCTCGGCGAGCACTTCTTCAGGCCCGGAGACCAACACGATGGATGCCGGACGCGGCTCGCGCCACGGCACCTGGGGGATCTTCGTCCCCTTGGCCGCGCCGGCGCGCGCCCCGGAGCCTCGGGCGGAAGAACGGGCGGCAGGCATGACATCCATCCTACCGGCGGGTGCCGACACCCCACGGCGTGGAGCCCTACTCCCGGCCGTGGTTCTCTGCCCAGATCACGATGCGCCCGTCATCCTGCCCGAGCAGCACCAGGCCGTGCTGATCAGTGCGCAGCACGCGGTTGCCGGTCGCCTGAAGAATGCGCAGGGTGTCGTCCCGGGGGTGCCCGTAGTCGTTGTCCTCGCCGACACCGATCAACGCCACCCGCGCACCAACAGCGGCGTACAGCGCAGGTTCCTGATCGCCACTGCCGTGGTGCGAGACCTTCACCACCGGATAGCGTCCGATCCCATGGGCCAACAGCGCACGCTGCGGTGCCGCGGACAGATCGCCGAGCATCAGCATCCGCGGTACTCCCCCGCCACCGATCTCGATCACCGCGCTGGCGTCGTTGCCCGGCGGGTACGCCGCCGAGGCGCGTTCCGGCCACAGCACGCGCCACTCGGCGTCGCCAAGGCGGCCGTGCATCCCCGCGGCGGCGGGAACCAGCGTCGCGCCAGCGGATGCCAGCCGCTGCAGCGTCTGCTCATCCTGCGCCTCTGCGGGTGGGCCGTGCAGAACCGTGCCGACGCGGCCCTCGAGTGCCCCGGCGGCGCCGACGTGATCGAGATCGAAATGGGTGATCACGAGCAGGTCGATGCGCGTCGTGCCCGTCGCGGCGAGGCATTCCTGCAGCGCGCTCGGATCGGGTCCGGTGTCGACCAGCGCAGTGCGTCCCTGCGAGCGGATGAGCACCGCATCGCCCTGGCCCACATCGCACATCGCGATCGACCATGCCTGGGGTGTGCGCATCGCCGCGAGCGGCCCCGCCAGCAACGCCCTCCCTCCGGCGATCGCGAGCGCGACGATGACGACCACGGCGGCGCTGCGCCTGAGCAGCACCGAGCGCGGTCGCACGAGCACGAGGGTCGCTGCGATGCTGAGCACCGCGACGACCGCCGCTGAGAGCGGACCGGCGACGACCCCGACAGTCGCACCGGGAAGGCTGGCGCTGACCGTCGCGGTGGTCTGGATCCACGCCGCCGGCAGCCACGCGGCCGCCGCGAACAGGTCGGCCAGCAGGGGTGCCGGAGCGGCCAGACAGGCAAGCAGTCCGATCACGGTGGCGACGGGCGCGGCCGGCGCCGCGAGGAGATTCGCGGCGACGCCGACGATCGACTGCTGGTCGGAGAACAACGCGACGATCGGCCCGCAGACCACCTGCGCCGCCAGCGGTACCGACAGCGCCAGCGCCAGCGGTTGGGGCATCCATTGGCCGAGGCCGCGCATCAGCGGACGAGAAAGCACCAGCAGCGCCCCGGTCGCCGCCGCCGACAGCGCGAAGCCGGGCGTGGCCGCCAGCCAGGGGTCGGCGACCAACAGTCCGCACACGGCCAGCGACAGCATCGCCAGGCCCGCGCTCGGTCGCCCGAGCAAGATGGTCAGCATCGCCAGCGCGGCCATCACCGAGGCGCGGATCACGCTGGGCTCAGGTGTCACGAGCACGACGAACGCCCCGAGAGCGAGCAGAGCGAGCCCCACTCTCAGCGCCCGGCTTCCCCCGAGCAACGACACTGCCCAGAACACCGCGGCGACGACGATGGCACAGTTCGCCCCGCTGACCGCGGTCAAGTGGCTGAGTCCGGATGCCAGCATCGCCGCGTTCAGCTCGTTCGAGACCGCACGGGTGTCGCCAACGGCGAGTCCCGGGAGAAGCCCTGCACCGGGTTCGGGCAACCGGGTGGCGCGGACGATGAAGTCGGCGCGCGTCGTTGCCGCGATCGCGAAGATGCCCGTCGCGGGCCGGGCGATCTCTGCGCGCGTGCCGAAGATCACCAGCGCGGCGCGCTCTCCGGCATCCGTCGCCTTGGCCTGCCCGGTGACCCGCACCAGCGCACCCAGATCGGCACCGTCGATCGGTTCGACGCCCACGCGCACCGGCGCAGAAGTCTTCTCCGCCTGCTGTGGCGGACCGATCTCTACGGTCTGCGCGTCGAACCACAGCCGCCCATCGCTTCCGATGGTGGTCGATGAGGTCACCTCGACGAGCGCCTCGACCACGTGCCCGTCGTGCTCGGCGAGCATCTCCCGTTGCGGCTGGGCGCCCGCGACCGTCGTGGCCACGGCGGCCCCGCACAACAGGGCAAGAACGATGAGGCCCGCTCCGCTG
Protein-coding sequences here:
- the rpsT gene encoding 30S ribosomal protein S20 yields the protein MANIKSQIKRNKTNLKAQERNRAVKSELKTLVRKTREAVAAGDKEAAEASLKVASVKLDKAVSKGVVHKNQAKNRKSSIAKQVAAL
- a CDS encoding ABC transporter permease, whose protein sequence is MSADTIDPSVQPPVGPDTTAERIPAKQLSKWTLYTRRFMRNKPAVAGVIIFVLLALCSIIVPLVSRYTVTDMDFLNLSTGPSAEHWFGTNASGNDTFTQTFVGLQRSLMIAVIVSVGITAISAIVGTAAAYFGGRIERVTLVIIHFFMVIPTFLILALVSNDSGGDWRIISMALIFVGWFFPARVIWTMALSLREREYVHAARYMGVRGMRIVMRHLLPNIGSLLVINFTLGVVAAVMTETGLSFIGMGVKIPDVSLGSLIGEGAASVTSAPWLFYFPAAALTLLTVSMALVADGLRDALDPTSSAGGRA
- a CDS encoding alpha/beta fold hydrolase, producing the protein MSASPHQPVQVVLVHGIRTSATMWRSQLTWLTEHDVPAHAVDLPGHGTRMAEPFALDSALATIDDAVREAATRGPVLLVGHSMGGLLSLEYVGSESRPPVAGLIAASCTALPRGAALQTYRTLAGALDRLPDRGIWLAEQVLNATIPPETRPDFAAGGYALDAQDVALRSLASLDLTSALGRIDVPLWLVNGQFDQLRTHESLFTRLAPQAELIVVPRTSHLVTAMRPRVFNAVLQLALAVVREAN
- a CDS encoding ABC transporter family substrate-binding protein, whose translation is MKQQKLMGALALTGAFALVLTGCATDSGNTGDNGDNGGQSAETSAADYNPQPRENLQEGGTVNFPINEIPEQLNSFHGDGSADTARVSAWYKPQILLQEPDGTPYKHDAYLDEWKIDTVDGKTQITFTFTEEATWNDGTPMDWTAIDATWKASRSTDEGFVPNATDGYKEIETVEQGDTPKTAIVTFKGEFAWPQMPFLTGVIHPDMADPENFNNGMIDEPHAEWGAGPYTVDEFDANKDYISFKPNEMWWGEKPLLDKVTFTGMDAQASINAFKNGEVDMVGVGTKDRLAQVADMDGITIHRAQQTANTLLEVDADKPQFEDVKVREAFFLAIDIEQQKTIAWNGLDYTEDPAGSLTLFSFQPGYHNSLEKAGYEFNVEKAKGLLDEAGWTEGEDGIREKDGEKLSVVYPIFSDDPTQKALAQSLQTMQKAVGIDLQVDVRPSNKFAEDYTSKNWDVAGLRFTSSDPFGAAWFCQLYCQDMGLNLSGVQTPEMDERIKNEVESITDPVEQTAAAMDLEVEIFQDWGIIPLYNGPSISAVKEGLANLTPEPYTGLDLFGVQPVENMGWEK
- a CDS encoding ComEC/Rec2 family competence protein; the encoded protein is MNDLRSSVLALVLWGVALALVYMPGSAWATAGAAAGLAALAAMALRRRSGAGLIVLALLCGAAVATTVAGAQPQREMLAEHDGHVVEALVEVTSSTTIGSDGRLWFDAQTVEIGPPQQAEKTSAPVRVGVEPIDGADLGALVRVTGQAKATDAGERAALVIFGTRAEIARPATGIFAIAATTRADFIVRATRLPEPGAGLLPGLAVGDTRAVSNELNAAMLASGLSHLTAVSGANCAIVVAAVFWAVSLLGGSRALRVGLALLALGAFVVLVTPEPSVIRASVMAALAMLTILLGRPSAGLAMLSLAVCGLLVADPWLAATPGFALSAAATGALLVLSRPLMRGLGQWMPQPLALALSVPLAAQVVCGPIVALFSDQQSIVGVAANLLAAPAAPVATVIGLLACLAAPAPLLADLFAAAAWLPAAWIQTTATVSASLPGATVGVVAGPLSAAVVAVLSIAATLVLVRPRSVLLRRSAAVVVIVALAIAGGRALLAGPLAAMRTPQAWSIAMCDVGQGDAVLIRSQGRTALVDTGPDPSALQECLAATGTTRIDLLVITHFDLDHVGAAGALEGRVGTVLHGPPAEAQDEQTLQRLASAGATLVPAAAGMHGRLGDAEWRVLWPERASAAYPPGNDASAVIEIGGGGVPRMLMLGDLSAAPQRALLAHGIGRYPVVKVSHHGSGDQEPALYAAVGARVALIGVGEDNDYGHPRDDTLRILQATGNRVLRTDQHGLVLLGQDDGRIVIWAENHGRE
- the holA gene encoding DNA polymerase III subunit delta, with product MPAARSSARGSGARAGAAKGTKIPQVPWREPRPASIVLVSGPEEVLAERAIAGVRDYLRTEDPAVEVSDLRADDYEAGTLFALTSPSLFGEPRLVRVSGVEKCSDAFLTEALKYIEHPQEGATVVLRHTGATVRGKKLLDAIRAGTGDGIEIPCAAVKRDSDRVDFAAGEFKAARKRIQPSALRALVSAFADDLTELAAACQQLIGDVEGDITDDVITRYYGGRVEVSAFVVADTAIAGHHGEALIALRHALASGADPVPMVAAFAMKLRTMARVAGNREPSRQLAQRLGMKDWQVDRARRDLAGWNDRSLGMAIQATARADGEVKGAARDPIFALERMVTVVATRQSYGA
- a CDS encoding ABC transporter ATP-binding protein gives rise to the protein MSTTKDTVLSVRDLKVSFASEAGRVDAVRGVSFDLEAGKTLGIVGESGSGKSVTSLAIMGLLDENAKVTGSIQFEGQELLGKTDKQMSVIRGNGMAMVFQDPLTSLTPVFTIGDQLIEALTVHRGMSKQEAWDRSLELLSLVGITEPVKRMKSFPHEFSGGMRQRVVIAIAMANNPRLIICDEPTTALDVTIQAQILDLIEKAQGESGAAVIMITHDMGVVARTADDVMVMYAGRPVEHAPAHELFHRTRMPYSIGLLGAIPRVDKVEKEPLTPIKGNPPLLIDLPDACPFASRCPIAVAACTTREPDLAPVTTGSGDPHLAACIRAEEIDDDGLIGGLPVYPVQKTPDSDLLHTPREQRPVTLEVRNMVKTFPLTKGAFLKRKVGEVHAVKGISFDVREGETMAIVGESGSGKTTTLLQIMDFVKQPEGDIVIAGTSINGLHDRKLERALRRDIQIVFQDPMGALDPRMTVTDVIAEPMRAIGMPKDQVLARVQELMDLVGLNPAHRDRFPGAFSGGQRQRIGIARALSTNPKIIVLDEPVSALDVSIQAGVINLLDELKVKLGLSYLFVAHDLSVIRHIADRVAVMYLGEFVEHGDVDEVFDNPKHPYTQALLSAIPVPDPDIERTRQRVVFDPETMTTKPATV